One window of the Vicinamibacteria bacterium genome contains the following:
- a CDS encoding c-type cytochrome produces MTEKIAPSLLFVLAFAASAGAQEFRWPEEPENLRALASSVKGSELGAIMRGFATGLGVRCEYCHSAKKGQELEPMDLTTFDFASDTNPMKDKARAMIVMVRAINEDHLSKLEGTIRVECVTCHRGQPQPRMLEDVLAEIIDEEGVDAAVEKYEELRTSYYGGFSYNFKAGTLGSLGERLLDEGKTREAVRILELELEHNPDFAYGHYLAATAYEKTGEHAAAIAHMEQAVSLAPPDQGKGFFQRALDRLKGQN; encoded by the coding sequence ATGACTGAGAAGATCGCGCCTTCGTTGCTGTTTGTATTGGCGTTCGCCGCAAGCGCTGGTGCGCAGGAGTTTCGTTGGCCAGAAGAGCCCGAGAACTTGCGGGCGCTTGCCTCGTCCGTCAAAGGGAGTGAGCTCGGAGCCATCATGCGAGGTTTCGCCACCGGCCTCGGTGTGCGGTGTGAGTACTGCCACAGCGCGAAAAAAGGCCAGGAGCTCGAGCCCATGGACCTCACGACTTTCGATTTTGCGTCTGACACCAATCCCATGAAAGACAAAGCGCGCGCGATGATCGTCATGGTGCGAGCGATCAACGAAGACCATCTCTCGAAACTGGAAGGCACGATCCGCGTCGAGTGCGTGACTTGTCATCGCGGGCAACCCCAGCCGCGAATGCTCGAAGACGTCCTCGCCGAGATCATCGACGAGGAAGGTGTCGACGCCGCTGTCGAAAAATACGAGGAGTTGCGGACATCGTATTACGGTGGGTTCTCTTACAACTTCAAAGCGGGTACCCTCGGAAGCCTGGGAGAACGGCTCCTCGATGAAGGGAAGACCCGGGAAGCTGTCCGTATCCTCGAGCTCGAGCTCGAGCACAACCCGGACTTTGCCTACGGCCACTACCTCGCAGCGACCGCGTACGAGAAGACCGGCGAGCATGCTGCCGCCATCGCCCACATGGAGCAAGCCGTGTCCCTCGCCCCGCCCGACCAGGGGAAGGGATTCTTCCAGCGTGCACTCGATAGGTTGAAGGGACAAAACTGA